A stretch of DNA from Bacillus alveayuensis:
TTTTGAAACATATGCATTAAGATTCAAAGGATAATGAATCGATATGTAAAATGGTTCCTGTTTTAGCATCGACGATCACTTCAAATTGCTTCGTTTCATCTTCATTCTTACGAGTTATTCCAACTTTGTAAACTTTATAAGTTAAGCCATTCATTTCATAATCTTGTGGAATCGTATAAATCCATGATCCATCAATCGGCCCTTTTTCCTGAAAGGCTTTTTTAGCATTTTTTAAAGCTTTGTCAGGGGAAATGAATTCTTTATCCCATCGCTCTTTTAGGACGTATCCGACTAAAACGCCAACACTAGCGCCAATAATAAAATGTTTCCATTTCATTTTTTTCCCTCCATAAACATTTCGATATTATAAGTATAACTGATTAGCGGAAAATTTTTAAATTTTCTCTAACGATATAAGTTGAAATATTTTCTACACTCAGCCGATTACTGGCCGCATTGCATCGTATTCGCTTGAATGGAGAAGCAAATATATATATACAACTGGGAGATTGAACTTATGGCTGACGAAAAAACAGACTCCCTATTTTTTCGAAAGTCGAAAAATACCGATTACTCCATAAAAGACGAAAACGTTAAAGTTTCAAATAGAAACAAAAAATCGGAAATTCTTTATTGCAACTTATATAGTTCTATTATTATTCTGATTGCCTACAAACTGGAAAGGATGAAAAACTTTCTGTAAAATGAAAGCAAGTGTCTAAAGTATTTCATATTCAAGACGGGAAAAGGAGTAGAACAAATGAATGTTGAGACTTTAGAATTATTTCGGAATTTAACAGAATTACCCGGTGCTCCTGGACATGAGCATGCTGTTCGAAAGTTTATGCGCAAAGAACTTCAAAAATATGCAGATGATATCGTTCAAGATAAACTTGGAAGTATTTTTGGGGTAAAACGTGGTCATGAAGATGGACCTGTCGTTATGGTAGCTGGTCATATGGATGAAGTAGGATTTATGGTGACATCGATTACAGAGAACGGTATGATTCGCTTTCAGCCTTTAGGAGGATGGTGGAATCAAGTACTGTTGGCGCAGCGTGTACAAATTATTACCGAACATGGTCCAGTTATAGGTGTAATCGGTTCGATTCCTCCGCATTTGCTAGAAGAAGAAAAGCGGAAACGGCCGATGGAAGTGAAAAATATGCTTATTGATATCGGTGCAGACAATAAGGAAGACGCAGAAACAATAGGGATTAAAACAGGACAGCAGATTGTGCCGATTTGTCCATTTACACCGATGGCCAACTCAAAAAAAATATTAGCTAAAGCTTGGGATAATCGCTACGGCTGCGGACTGGCAATAGAACTGTTAAAAGAATTAAAAGAAGAAGCGTTGCCAAATACGCTTTATTCTGGTGCCACGGTGCAAGAAGAAGTCGGGCTGCGAGGTGCACAAACAGCTGCAAATATGATTAAGCCTGATATCTTTTTTGCGTTAGATGCTAGTCCTGCTAATGATATGAGCGGTGACAAAAAAGAATTTGGCCAGCTAGGGAAAGGAGCGCTTTTACGCATTTATGATCGCTCCATGGTTACACATCGCGGCATGAGAGAATTTGTATTAGATATGGCCGAATCTAACAATATCCCTTATCAATATTTTGTTTCACAAGGTGGAACAGATGCTGGAAGAGTACATATATCCAATGAAGGTGTTCCTTCCGCTGTCATCGGTATTTGCTCCCGTTATATTCATACACATGCTTCCATCATTCATGTTGATGATTATTTAGCTGCAAAAGAGCTGTTAGTGAAGCTAGTAAAAGCGTGTGATCATTCCACTGTTTTATCAATTAAGCAAAATGCATAAGAACGAAATGTTGGAGGAAAAAAATGAAAGTGGCAATCGGAACAAAAAATCCTGCTAAAGTTAATGCGGTTATGGAAGCTTTTATGAGCTTTACAAATATAGAGTTCATTTCAACTGATGTACCTTCAGAAGTGTCATCTCAACCATTTTCTGATAAAGAAACCATGATCGGAGCGATCAATCGTGCCCAAAATGCCTTGCTGAAAGAAAATGCTGATATCGGAATTGGACTAGAAGGTGGAGTAATGGAGACGGATATGGGTTGTTTTCTCTGCAATTGGGGAGCGTTAGTGGACCGACATCATGAACCAATTGTTGCAGGTGGGGCAAGAATCCGTTTACCAGATGAAATTTATCAACTGTTGAAAAAAGGGAAAGAATTAGGCGATATTATGGATGAATTTGCTAATCAACACAATATAAGGAAGAAGGAAGG
This window harbors:
- a CDS encoding putative small secreted protein (product_source=COG5584; cog=COG5584; pfam=PF03413), translating into MKWKHFIIGASVGVLVGYVLKERWDKEFISPDKALKNAKKAFQEKGPIDGSWIYTIPQDYEMNGLTYKVYKVGITRKNEDETKQFEVIVDAKTGTILHIDSLSFES
- a CDS encoding putative aminopeptidase FrvX (product_source=COG1363; cath_funfam=3.40.630.10; cog=COG1363; pfam=PF05343; superfamily=53187), encoding MNVETLELFRNLTELPGAPGHEHAVRKFMRKELQKYADDIVQDKLGSIFGVKRGHEDGPVVMVAGHMDEVGFMVTSITENGMIRFQPLGGWWNQVLLAQRVQIITEHGPVIGVIGSIPPHLLEEEKRKRPMEVKNMLIDIGADNKEDAETIGIKTGQQIVPICPFTPMANSKKILAKAWDNRYGCGLAIELLKELKEEALPNTLYSGATVQEEVGLRGAQTAANMIKPDIFFALDASPANDMSGDKKEFGQLGKGALLRIYDRSMVTHRGMREFVLDMAESNNIPYQYFVSQGGTDAGRVHISNEGVPSAVIGICSRYIHTHASIIHVDDYLAAKELLVKLVKACDHSTVLSIKQNA
- a CDS encoding inosine/xanthosine triphosphatase (product_source=TIGR00258; cath_funfam=3.90.950.10; cog=COG1986; pfam=PF01931; superfamily=52972; tigrfam=TIGR00258) — translated: MKVAIGTKNPAKVNAVMEAFMSFTNIEFISTDVPSEVSSQPFSDKETMIGAINRAQNALLKENADIGIGLEGGVMETDMGCFLCNWGALVDRHHEPIVAGGARIRLPDEIYQLLKKGKELGDIMDEFANQHNIRKKEGAVGILTDGYVDRKKMFVHVMKLLVGQWTYQNKEKVK